In the bacterium genome, one interval contains:
- a CDS encoding DUF6504 family protein yields the protein MAETFVGEAITPVAGSFDTTGTSRGEPALPGKFLWRGREYAVAEVLEQTKGYGPCPSGEIYLRKHRYTVRTADGSVMRIYFACRAKRPGDRDRWRLHTILQTGRTG from the coding sequence GTGGCGGAGACCTTCGTCGGCGAGGCGATAACCCCGGTGGCCGGGAGCTTCGACACGACCGGGACCAGCCGGGGCGAGCCGGCCCTGCCGGGGAAATTTCTCTGGCGGGGGCGGGAGTACGCCGTGGCCGAGGTTTTGGAACAGACCAAGGGATACGGCCCCTGCCCCTCGGGTGAAATTTATCTCCGGAAACACCGCTACACCGTGCGCACCGCCGACGGGTCGGTGATGCGGATTTACTTCGCCTGCCGGGCGAAGCGGCCGGGCGACCGCGACCGCTGGCGCCTCCATACCATCCTGC